The bacterium genome contains the following window.
GTCCGTCCACCAGGTAAGGTTGTTTAAGTTGTCATCAACAATATCATTTTGGAAAGTTATCGTTCTGCCGTGTTCAAGCTTTACGTGTTCGTCCATCCATCTTTCTTCATACTTGCCGGAGTTGTAACGCCATAGACGGAGAAGGTAGGTAGGGTAGTAGCCACCGTGCTTAATCCACCTGTCCATAAAGTAGACTCTTCTTTTAAGAATTACACCTGAAATAGCTTTATTGAGAGTGGAAAGCTTTTGAGTGATCTCATTTGAAAGTTCCGGAGTAAGATATTCATCTGCATCGAGTCTTAATACCCACTCCGTTTTTATCGGGAGGTTTTCTAATCCCCAGTTGAATTGCCTAGCGTGGTTATTCATCCATTCCTTTTGAAAAACTTTAGCACCCATACTTTCAGCTATCCTAACTGTACTGTCTGTAGAAAAAGAATCAATTATAAAAATCTCATCACAGATTTCTTTTACACTGCGGATGCAGCGTTCGATCTGCTTTTCCTCGTTGAAAGTTAATATGATCAAAGTAATAGGAGAATTACTTTGCATATACCAGCCTTTCAAGATTTTCTAAAATTTGTTTTGATAGCTTTTCCCAGCTAAAATTATCCATAATAAATTGACTTCCATTTTTTCCCATCTGTGCAGGATCTGATTCCAATATTTCATTTATTGCATCTGCAAATTTCTCCGGAGTATTCTCAACCCATTTTCCGCAGTTGTGTATTTGAACTTCTTGCCACGGGGTATTTGTACTGGCAGCTACCGGAGTCTCTGCAGCAAGAGCTTCTGCATAAGACATCCCGAAATTTTCGTGATGCGAAGCCAATGCAAACACATCTGCATTCCTCAAGAATTCAATCTTTTCCGATCCTTCAATCCTTCCGATCAAAAATACTTTTTCTTTCAGACCTAATTTATCAATTAACTGTTCAAGCTTCTTTTTTTCACCAAAATCCTCCCCCGCAATTAACAATACTATGTCTTCACTTTTTCCTTTATCCTTTGCCTCTTTTAACACTTTACTTATTGCTTCAATCAGTATATCAAATCCTTTTACCTCGTGAAGCCTGCCCATCGATACAATTATTTTTTTGTTTGAACAATCAAATCCGCAATACTTATTAAAAAATGTTTTGTCTTTTTTCTTTTCATTTAATTGAAAGAGATCCGGGCTTACTCCATTGGGTATAACAAATGTTTTAGCGGAAGGATAAACAGCCAGTACCGCTTGTTCCTCGGCGGTGGAAGCGAGGTGCCAATGCAAATGCTTAATGTATGGCTGTATGAATGTATGAAGCCAGAGTTTTTTAAATGGATTGCCTTGTTCCAAACACCATTTGCCGAGCTGGCCTTTTGGTGCAATAATTAAAGGTTTTTTTAATAACCTGCTGATAAAGATGGTGAATGGTGTAGGTGCTGAAAATATTGAAACGAGATAAACTATATTAGAACTTTTAAGCTCTTTGTATAAATTGAAAAGCATTGATAGTGAAGTGCCCCTTGAGTCCAGCGATTTATAATATTTAACAGACAGTTCATTATCTAATTTATGAAACACACCGGTTTTAATTTTTAATTTTTCATTACCATTAGCATTAGTAGTTATAACCAATACACCAACACCTTGCTTATTTAATACTTTTGCTAATTCCAAAGTTGAATAGATAGGACCGCCATAAAAAGTGGAAGGAAAGAATGAGGGAGAGACGAAATTGATATTCAAGTAGTTACCTAACAAACTTCAATTATTTTTTAAGTAAAAACGACTGAATAATTAATATAATCGGAAAATTACGTAACCAATTTACGAGTGTGGAGTTAACGGCGCTATCAATTAATACTACCGAGGAAAGAAATCCAAAATAAATCAGTAATTGGCCGCCACCTCTAAGGAAAAAATTCCATAATACACGTTGCATAACACCAAAAACGAAAAAACCTATGATGATAGCAACTAAACCACCTGTGAAGTATAAAAAGCCAATTGGTGTCATTGCAACCGATGTTAAAGGAGTACTGCCCCAAACAACAACAGAGAACCATCTTCCAAGATCAGCGAGAGGTTTACTTTGCCAAAATAATCGGGGAATAAATGCTTGAAGTGGTACAGTATAAATTTTTTCTAAAAAGTCAGGTGATTGCGAATCTAAACCCGTATTATCTGCAAAATCAATTGCCTTTGCAGCAGGTAATAAAAAATTGATTCTTTGTACTATACTTGAGAAAATATCCTCATCGCCGTAAATTATTTTTCTGCTTTTGTTTAGTGTATATGCATCTACAATACTGCTTGCAATATATCCAGGTGTACTTTGGAAATTCACGTCCTGCATTCTTATTATCCTAAAAGGTTCTATGATCATATATGCTGCAAACAATAAAAAAAATGTGGCTGCAACAAATCCCTTATGAAATTTTTTATGAATAAAGTAATAGCAAATGAATAGTATTGCAACTGGAAATATTACGGCTGATTTTAACCCACTTATCACACCAAAATAAATTTCGATGAGGACAATTAATGCAAGCATTATTCTGTAATTAAAATTGAATCCTTCCTTAAAGAATTTTATAGCAACGAGGATTAAAGAAAAATTTATTAATTGACCTGCTGCATCAATAATGAAAGCGAAAGCGATATTCTCAGAAAGTGCTTTATCTGATTGAGCATAACCGTAAATTCCAATCTGGATAGCGTACAACCTTGCTAACACACTAATTACAATTAGCGTAATGATGACAGGCATATTAGGTTTCAACTCTTTCCGGAAATATTTATTTATTCCAAGTGGCTTAACTTGGAGAAAATTGTAAAATCTATCACCGAGTCTGGAGTGATAACCACCCCACATTACTATGGCAGAAAGAATTACAAATGACATTGTATAGTTAAGTTGAGCGAACGGATCTGCACCAAGTTGCTTGTAAAGTAATTTATTTGCTTCTGTTTCGGGAATAAAAAAAATGTAGTTTGTGATTGAAAACCCAACTAAAAATGTAAAAATTGAGGCAAGTACAGCTGGATTTAAGAGCCAGCGTTCAGGATTATTTTTTTTATAAGAGAGTATCTGATAAGAAACGAATAAAATCAGAAAAATGTTTTTAATAATAAAAGAGATTGAAGGTATATCAATGAAGTCTAAAATTAAAATGAAGAAAAAGATGAATGAAAAGAAATAAATTGATTTGAAATTATTTTTATTTGTCTTAATCATCTAGAATTGCTTAACAAATTACTGAATAAATCCTTTATTCTAATTTTGATCTCTTCGTTTAACATTCTCCAATGAAAAATATAAACTAATACAGTTATGGATAAGGCAATTCCCCAAACTAAAAAATTAAAATGAATGCCATATAACTCAATTATTAAATATAGCGTAAGAATAAACGGAGCAATTAGTGCAAGATAATACGCTTTTAATTTCCCTTGAAAAACTTTTAGAATTTTGTTCGTAAAATAATGTGGAAGCAAAACAGAACAAATTATTTCACTCAAAAGAACAGCTATTCCAACACCAGCGAGTCCAAAATATCCCGTTAAATAGAAGGAAAAGACTAATAAAGTAAAAAAACGTGTTAATGAAATTATTGTTATTTCCCGGAGACTATTGATGCTATACAAAAGATTATACAACCCCGCACCAAAGTTAATCACAGATATACTGGCAGAAAGTGAAAGGAAAAGTATAAAATCAAATTTGATCATTCCTTTTGTCCATATTCTAAAAATATTATCAATAAACGGAATTATAAAAATCAGTCCTACGTTTACAATAACGCCACTGAAAAACCAATTAGCATTGAATGTCATTTGTAATTTTTCTGTATTGCGCTCTGAATAATACTTAACTATATCAGGCTGCAGAGGTTGGATAATAAGATTAGTTATCTGTACCGCAGAATTTGTCAGGGTTCGAAGCGTTGTATAAACTGGAACTACAGCTGCATTGAATAAATAGGTTACGAGTATAATTATACCATTATTACTAAACTGGGAAACGATCCCACTAATTGTAAGCAGCGAAGATTTTAACAAATTGTTGAAGCCCAGTTTCCAATTGCCATATTTCCACCAGGGATATACATCCGGCAACAAAACTTTTATTCGATATAAGAACAAAAAATTAAATGCTACCGTAAATATTGATATTCCAATCGTTGCATCTAAAATCGAGCCTCGGCTAAATGCAATTATCACAAGAACGATAAATGCACCCAATCTGTTGTAAATATTCCACCAAACACTTTTTGAATAATAACCGTATGGTATCAATAATTTTGATAAGATGGATGTATATGTACCCGAACTAATCCATGAAATTACCAGTAAGATCAGACAGATACTTAAATATTCTTTTTCAACAGTTACTAAATCAAGTCCAAGAAATAAGTGGGATGTATTACTCAGGAATAGAAACAATACAAT
Protein-coding sequences here:
- a CDS encoding glycosyltransferase; the protein is MNINFVSPSFFPSTFYGGPIYSTLELAKVLNKQGVGVLVITTNANGNEKLKIKTGVFHKLDNELSVKYYKSLDSRGTSLSMLFNLYKELKSSNIVYLVSIFSAPTPFTIFISRLLKKPLIIAPKGQLGKWCLEQGNPFKKLWLHTFIQPYIKHLHWHLASTAEEQAVLAVYPSAKTFVIPNGVSPDLFQLNEKKKDKTFFNKYCGFDCSNKKIIVSMGRLHEVKGFDILIEAISKVLKEAKDKGKSEDIVLLIAGEDFGEKKKLEQLIDKLGLKEKVFLIGRIEGSEKIEFLRNADVFALASHHENFGMSYAEALAAETPVAASTNTPWQEVQIHNCGKWVENTPEKFADAINEILESDPAQMGKNGSQFIMDNFSWEKLSKQILENLERLVYAK
- a CDS encoding glycosyltransferase family 2 protein, translating into MQSNSPITLIILTFNEEKQIERCIRSVKEICDEIFIIDSFSTDSTVRIAESMGAKVFQKEWMNNHARQFNWGLENLPIKTEWVLRLDADEYLTPELSNEITQKLSTLNKAISGVILKRRVYFMDRWIKHGGYYPTYLLRLWRYNSGKYEERWMDEHVKLEHGRTITFQNDIVDDNLNNLTWWTDKHSNYATREAIDLLNIKYKFLTSVSINAELSQHQDKRKRWLKENFYTYLPLFLRPFLYFIYRYIFRLGFLDGIPGLIWHFLQGFWYRFLVDAKVYDIELIVRKENKSIPEVIKEYYGIEL